One window from the genome of Buchnera aphidicola str. Ua (Uroleucon ambrosiae) encodes:
- a CDS encoding F0F1 ATP synthase subunit delta, which translates to MSVIDTISRPYAQAIFQIALQNNNIKEWKNILIFINLIASSKKVSGFLSGALSSKDLALAFITISNNIINECGKNLIKLLAANQRLNIINNILKQFLLLEADYKNILIIKLSTAFDLQDKYIIKIQKILENFFLKKTKLLFTVNPQILGGIIIKINDTVFDFSIQNHLKQLSEDLNF; encoded by the coding sequence ATGTCTGTAATAGATACTATTTCTAGACCTTATGCTCAAGCTATTTTTCAAATAGCTCTTCAAAATAATAATATTAAAGAATGGAAAAATATTTTAATTTTTATCAATTTAATTGCTTCTTCAAAAAAAGTTAGCGGTTTTTTATCAGGAGCCCTTTCATCAAAAGATTTAGCATTAGCATTTATTACAATTAGTAATAATATCATAAATGAATGTGGAAAAAATTTAATTAAATTATTAGCTGCAAATCAACGTTTAAATATTATAAATAATATATTAAAACAATTTTTGCTATTAGAAGCTGATTATAAAAATATTTTAATTATTAAATTAAGTACCGCGTTTGATTTACAAGACAAGTATATTATTAAAATACAAAAAATATTAGAAAATTTTTTTTTAAAAAAAACGAAATTATTATTTACAGTGAATCCGCAGATATTAGGTGGTATAATTATTAAAATAAATGATACTGTTTTTGATTTTTCTATTCAAAATCATCTTAAGCAATTGTCTGAAGATTTAAATTTTTAA
- the atpA gene encoding F0F1 ATP synthase subunit alpha, protein MQLNSVEISELIKKRIVQFEIFNQSYNEGTIISVSDGIIRINGLSDVMLGEMISLSNDEYAIALNIERDTVGAVVMGPYFHITEGMKVRCTGKILEVPVGSNLLGRVVNTLGSPIDGKGSIKNDGYFPVENNAPGVIDRQSINEPMQTGYKIIDAMIPIGRGQRELIIGDRQTGKTALAIDTIINQKKSGIKCIYVAIGQKLSTTIDVVKKLEENNALFNTIVVVASAAEAAALQYLSPYSGCAMGEYFRNIGEDVLIVYDDLSKHAIAYRQISLLLRRPPGREAFPGDIFYLHSRLLERSARVSLKYIEHMNQNKIFQKKTGSITALPIIETQAGDVSAFVPTNVISITDGQIFLEASLFNSGIRPAVNPGISVSRVGSAAQSMIIKKLSSGIRTALAQYQELAAFAQFSSDLDEITRKQLNHGQKITEFFKQKQYNPLSIAEQSLILFIIENNFLNDVSIDQIMRFEKDILVYAKHYYFEDMQKINFKGHFDVFVEETFKKLITNFKKNQF, encoded by the coding sequence ATGCAATTAAATTCTGTAGAAATTAGTGAATTAATTAAAAAAAGAATAGTTCAATTTGAAATTTTTAATCAATCTTATAATGAAGGCACAATTATTTCTGTCAGTGATGGTATCATAAGAATCAATGGTCTCTCTGACGTTATGTTAGGCGAAATGATTTCGTTATCTAATGATGAATATGCAATTGCTTTAAATATAGAACGGGATACGGTTGGAGCAGTAGTGATGGGACCTTACTTTCATATTACTGAAGGAATGAAAGTACGGTGTACGGGTAAAATTTTAGAAGTTCCAGTTGGATCTAATTTACTTGGTCGAGTTGTGAATACATTAGGTTCTCCTATTGATGGAAAAGGTTCAATTAAAAATGATGGATATTTTCCAGTAGAAAATAATGCGCCTGGAGTAATTGATCGACAGTCTATTAATGAACCTATGCAAACTGGTTATAAAATCATTGATGCAATGATTCCTATTGGTCGAGGGCAACGCGAATTAATTATTGGAGATAGACAAACTGGTAAAACAGCACTTGCCATTGATACAATTATTAATCAGAAAAAATCTGGAATAAAATGTATTTATGTTGCTATTGGACAAAAATTATCTACTACCATTGATGTTGTTAAAAAATTAGAAGAAAATAATGCTTTATTTAATACTATCGTAGTAGTTGCTTCCGCTGCAGAGGCTGCTGCTTTGCAATATTTATCACCGTATTCTGGTTGTGCAATGGGGGAATATTTTAGAAATATAGGAGAAGATGTTTTAATTGTGTATGATGATCTTTCAAAACATGCTATTGCATATCGTCAAATTTCTTTATTATTGCGTAGACCACCAGGTAGAGAGGCTTTTCCAGGAGATATATTTTATCTGCATTCTCGTTTATTAGAAAGATCAGCGCGTGTGTCGTTAAAATATATAGAGCATATGAATCAAAATAAAATTTTTCAAAAAAAAACAGGTTCTATTACAGCTTTACCAATTATTGAGACGCAAGCTGGAGACGTATCTGCATTTGTTCCTACTAATGTAATTTCTATTACAGATGGCCAAATTTTTTTAGAAGCAAGTTTATTTAATTCAGGTATTCGTCCTGCTGTAAACCCTGGTATATCTGTATCTCGTGTAGGTAGTGCTGCACAAAGTATGATCATTAAAAAATTGTCTTCTGGTATTCGTACAGCATTAGCACAATATCAAGAATTAGCAGCATTTGCTCAATTTTCATCTGATTTAGATGAAATAACTAGAAAACAATTAAATCATGGTCAAAAAATTACAGAATTTTTCAAACAAAAACAATATAATCCATTATCGATTGCCGAACAAAGTCTTATACTTTTTATTATTGAAAATAATTTTCTTAATGATGTTTCTATAGATCAAATTATGAGATTTGAAAAAGATATATTAGTGTATGCTAAACATTATTATTTTGAAGATATGCAAAAAATCAATTTTAAGGGTCATTTTGACGTTTTTGTAGAAGAAACTTTTAAAAAATTAATTACTAATTTTAAAAAAAATCAATTTTAA
- the atpG gene encoding F0F1 ATP synthase subunit gamma — protein MTSTKEIRHKIASVVNTKKITKAMEMVAVSKMRKTEDRMKASQPYADIIKKVINHVLQGNLEYKHIYLKKRVVKRIGMIIISTDRGLCGSLNTNLFKNALLKIQEFAKINIPCDLILFGLKSLSVFKLFGSHILSEISSLGEYPSLNKVMNSVQIIFNKYQLEQIDKIFIAYNKFHNKMFQYPQITELLPISNMQYKNINCKNWDYLYEPESKIILDTLFNRYIESQVYQSILENIASEQAARMIAMKKATDNSADRIKELQLIYNKVRQANITQELTEIVSGASAISTD, from the coding sequence GTGACTAGTACAAAAGAAATTAGACATAAAATTGCAAGTGTTGTTAATACAAAAAAAATTACAAAAGCTATGGAAATGGTTGCAGTATCTAAAATGAGAAAAACTGAAGATAGAATGAAAGCTAGTCAACCATATGCTGATATTATTAAAAAAGTAATTAATCATGTTTTACAAGGTAATTTAGAATATAAACATATATATTTAAAAAAAAGAGTCGTAAAACGTATTGGTATGATTATTATATCTACTGATCGAGGATTATGTGGTAGTTTAAATACTAATCTTTTTAAAAACGCATTATTGAAGATTCAAGAATTTGCTAAAATAAATATTCCATGTGATTTAATATTATTTGGTTTAAAAAGCTTATCAGTATTTAAACTATTTGGAAGTCATATTCTTTCTGAAATAAGTAGTTTAGGAGAATATCCTAGTTTGAATAAAGTAATGAATTCTGTTCAAATAATATTTAATAAATACCAATTAGAACAAATTGATAAAATTTTTATTGCTTATAATAAATTTCATAATAAAATGTTTCAATATCCTCAAATTACTGAATTACTACCTATTTCTAATATGCAATATAAAAATATAAACTGTAAAAATTGGGATTATTTATATGAACCAGAGTCAAAAATAATTTTAGATACTTTATTTAATCGATATATTGAATCACAGGTATATCAAAGTATTTTAGAAAATATTGCAAGTGAACAAGCAGCTCGTATGATTGCTATGAAAAAAGCAACAGATAATAGTGCTGATCGTATTAAAGAATTACAATTAATTTATAATAAAGTTCGTCAAGCTAATATTACTCAAGAATTAACGGAAATTGTTTCAGGTGCATCTGCTATTTCAACTGATTGA
- the mnmG gene encoding tRNA uridine-5-carboxymethylaminomethyl(34) synthesis enzyme MnmG, producing the protein MLRLNHFDVIVIGGGHAGIEASMASARMGCQTLLLTQKITDLGVLSCNPAIGGIGKSHLVKEIDALGGVMAQVIDYSGIQFRILNSRKGPAVRSTRAQADRLLYKKNIKKFLTKQKNLLILEKEVKDLIIKNYTVIGIVTHDQINFYSKSVILATGTFLGGKIHIGLNSYSSGRMNGKASVDLSIRLRELSLRVNRLKTGTPPRIDINSINFHDLFVQYSDVPTPVFSFIGDVSNHPKQIPCYLTHTNEKTHEIIRNNLHQSPIYEGLIKSLGPRYCPSIEDKIVRFPEKKSHQIFLEPEGLSSMIIYPNGISTSLPLEVQEQIVHSIKGLENSKIITPGYAVEYDFFDPKDLKLTLESKLIKRLFFAGQINGTTGYEEAAAQGLLAGLNAGLKSKNIKSWFPKRHQAYLGVLVDDLTTQGTNEPYRMFTSRAEYRLILREDNADLRLTEIGRKFGLINDARWIRYNRKVCNIEKEMKRLNNIKIHPMSSDAKILNKLCNINLVESKSIAELLKRPEIKYQQLEQLSNFKKSVYDLQVVEQIENEIKYEGYIKRQSEEIYRHLKNENTFLSDIFDYQKIKGLSSEVAKKLNDYKPLSIGQASRIPGITPAAISILLIYLKKTSLICV; encoded by the coding sequence ATGTTGCGTTTAAATCATTTTGATGTAATTGTTATTGGTGGAGGTCATGCTGGTATAGAAGCATCTATGGCTTCAGCTAGAATGGGCTGTCAAACATTATTATTAACTCAAAAAATTACAGATTTAGGTGTGTTGTCCTGTAATCCAGCTATTGGAGGGATTGGAAAAAGTCATTTAGTGAAAGAAATAGATGCATTAGGAGGTGTGATGGCTCAGGTAATTGATTATTCGGGGATTCAATTTAGAATTTTAAATTCTAGAAAAGGTCCTGCTGTCAGATCTACTAGAGCTCAAGCAGATAGATTGCTTTATAAAAAAAATATAAAAAAATTTTTAACAAAACAAAAAAATTTATTAATTTTAGAAAAAGAGGTAAAAGATTTAATTATTAAAAATTATACTGTGATAGGTATTGTGACACATGACCAAATTAATTTTTATTCAAAATCGGTGATATTAGCAACAGGTACATTTTTAGGTGGGAAAATACATATAGGATTGAATAGTTATTCATCTGGGAGAATGAATGGAAAAGCTTCTGTAGATTTATCTATTCGTTTGAGAGAATTATCTTTGCGAGTGAATAGATTAAAAACTGGTACGCCACCTCGTATTGATATTAACAGTATTAATTTTCATGATTTATTTGTGCAATATAGTGATGTTCCTACACCAGTTTTTTCATTTATAGGAGATGTTTCAAATCATCCTAAACAAATACCATGTTATTTAACACATACTAATGAAAAAACACATGAAATAATACGCAATAACTTACATCAAAGTCCAATTTATGAAGGTTTAATAAAAAGTTTAGGACCTAGATATTGTCCTTCTATTGAAGATAAAATTGTGCGATTTCCTGAAAAAAAATCACATCAAATATTTTTAGAACCTGAAGGGTTATCTAGCATGATAATATATCCTAATGGTATTTCAACTAGTCTGCCATTAGAAGTTCAAGAACAAATAGTACATTCAATAAAAGGTTTGGAAAATTCCAAAATTATTACTCCTGGATATGCTGTTGAATATGATTTTTTTGATCCAAAAGATTTAAAATTAACTTTAGAAAGTAAATTAATTAAAAGATTATTTTTTGCTGGTCAAATTAATGGAACAACAGGTTATGAAGAAGCTGCAGCACAAGGATTATTAGCAGGTTTAAATGCAGGATTAAAATCAAAAAATATTAAAAGTTGGTTTCCTAAACGTCATCAAGCATATTTAGGTGTTTTAGTTGATGATTTAACGACACAGGGTACGAATGAACCGTATAGAATGTTTACTTCACGTGCAGAGTATCGCTTGATATTAAGAGAAGATAATGCGGATTTACGTTTAACTGAAATTGGTCGTAAGTTTGGTTTGATTAATGATGCAAGATGGATACGTTATAACAGAAAAGTATGTAATATTGAAAAAGAAATGAAGCGTTTAAATAATATTAAAATACATCCTATGTCATCTGATGCTAAAATTTTGAATAAATTATGTAATATTAATTTAGTTGAGTCGAAAAGTATAGCTGAATTATTAAAGCGGCCAGAAATTAAATATCAACAGTTAGAACAATTAAGCAATTTTAAAAAAAGTGTGTATGATTTACAAGTAGTTGAACAAATAGAAAATGAAATTAAATATGAAGGTTATATTAAAAGACAATCAGAAGAAATTTATCGACATTTAAAAAATGAAAACACTTTTCTATCAGATATTTTTGATTATCAAAAAATCAAAGGTTTATCTTCTGAAGTCGCTAAAAAATTGAATGATTATAAACCATTATCTATTGGACAAGCATCACGTATTCCTGGTATTACGCCAGCGGCGATATCAATTTTATTAATTTATTTAAAAAAAACCAGTCTTATTTGTGTATAA
- the atpB gene encoding F0F1 ATP synthase subunit A, translated as MILEKISNPQKYISHHLNHLQIDLRNFQIIKPGTMSSYFWVINIDSIIFSLILGCFFLSVFYIVGKTIHIGIPNKLQAGIELVFEFINSNVKSMYVGKNTLIAPLSLTVFVWVFLMNLMDLVPIDFIPLISEKFFKLPAMRIVPSADINITLSMSLGVFFLIVFYTIKIKGFIGFLKELTLQPFNHPIFSIFNFILEIVALVSKPISLGLRLFGNMYAGEMIFILISGFLPWWLQCFLNVPWAIFHILIIFLQAFIFMVLTIVYLSIASQSHKS; from the coding sequence ATGATTTTAGAAAAAATATCTAATCCTCAAAAATATATTAGTCATCATTTAAATCATTTACAAATAGATTTACGTAACTTTCAAATCATTAAACCAGGAACAATGTCTTCTTATTTTTGGGTAATAAATATTGATTCAATAATTTTTTCTCTCATTCTTGGTTGTTTTTTTTTAAGTGTATTTTATATTGTTGGAAAAACAATTCATATAGGTATACCTAATAAGTTACAAGCTGGAATTGAATTAGTTTTTGAATTTATAAATTCGAATGTTAAAAGTATGTATGTGGGTAAAAATACTCTTATTGCACCATTATCATTAACAGTTTTTGTTTGGGTTTTTTTAATGAATCTTATGGATTTAGTTCCAATTGATTTTATTCCTTTAATATCTGAAAAATTTTTTAAATTACCAGCTATGCGTATAGTACCTTCTGCTGATATTAATATTACATTATCAATGTCATTAGGTGTATTTTTTTTAATTGTATTTTATACTATAAAAATAAAAGGATTTATAGGTTTTTTAAAAGAATTGACTTTACAACCTTTTAATCATCCTATATTTTCTATTTTTAATTTTATTTTAGAAATAGTTGCATTAGTTTCTAAACCTATTTCTTTAGGATTGCGATTGTTTGGAAATATGTATGCAGGCGAAATGATTTTTATTTTAATTTCCGGTTTTCTACCATGGTGGTTACAATGTTTTTTAAATGTTCCATGGGCTATTTTTCATATTTTAATAATTTTTTTACAAGCTTTTATTTTTATGGTATTAACTATTGTTTATTTATCGATAGCTTCTCAATCTCATAAAAGCTAA
- a CDS encoding F0F1 ATP synthase subunit epsilon has protein sequence MSFYLDVVSLKERIFSGLVKKIRVTGSEGELGIYPGHTQLLSIIKPGMIYIHHTTDKKEECIYISGGILEIQPSVVSILADIAIRAVNLDRNRILKNKHNAEKDIKNQNKKIKKDDILLTISQEIAKLRVLEMMDKCK, from the coding sequence ATGAGTTTTTATTTAGATGTTGTTAGTTTAAAAGAACGTATTTTTTCAGGTTTAGTAAAAAAAATACGAGTCACTGGAAGTGAAGGTGAATTAGGTATTTATCCAGGACATACTCAATTGTTAAGTATTATTAAACCAGGAATGATATATATACATCACACAACAGATAAAAAAGAAGAATGTATTTATATATCAGGAGGAATATTAGAAATACAACCATCTGTTGTATCTATTTTAGCCGATATAGCTATTCGTGCTGTTAATTTAGATCGTAATCGTATTTTAAAGAATAAACATAATGCTGAAAAAGATATCAAAAACCAAAATAAAAAAATAAAAAAAGATGATATTTTATTAACAATTTCTCAAGAAATTGCAAAATTACGTGTACTTGAAATGATGGATAAATGCAAATAA
- the atpE gene encoding F0F1 ATP synthase subunit C — protein sequence MANVNGDMLYIAVAIMVGLASIGAAIGIGILGSKFLEGVARQPDLVPLLRTQFFVVMGLVDAIPMIAVGLGLYMLFAVS from the coding sequence ATGGCAAATGTAAATGGTGACATGCTTTATATAGCAGTAGCTATAATGGTGGGATTAGCATCAATTGGAGCAGCAATTGGTATTGGGATTTTAGGTAGTAAATTTTTAGAAGGAGTTGCTAGACAACCGGATTTAGTTCCATTATTAAGAACGCAGTTTTTTGTTGTTATGGGATTAGTTGATGCTATTCCAATGATCGCAGTTGGTTTAGGTTTATATATGTTATTTGCGGTATCATGA
- a CDS encoding F0F1 ATP synthase subunit B, whose protein sequence is MNLNATIIGQAISFILFVWFCMKYVWPPIILAIETRQKEIEESLINSKKAKDELGIIQKKIEQNILESKKQASNILHEANKQKVLILDEARTNALLESKKIILNAQSEIDVNIMNARENLYKEIVDLSILIASKIIKKNISKNDNIHFLDDLVVSLKKVKNNVCNRYYF, encoded by the coding sequence GTGAATCTTAATGCTACAATTATCGGACAAGCTATTTCATTTATTTTATTTGTTTGGTTTTGTATGAAGTATGTCTGGCCACCTATTATTTTAGCTATTGAGACTAGACAAAAAGAAATAGAAGAATCATTAATAAATTCTAAAAAAGCTAAGGATGAACTAGGTATTATTCAAAAAAAAATAGAACAAAATATTTTAGAATCTAAAAAACAAGCGTCTAATATTTTACATGAAGCAAATAAACAAAAAGTTTTAATATTAGATGAAGCAAGAACAAATGCGTTGTTAGAAAGTAAGAAAATTATTCTCAATGCTCAATCTGAAATAGATGTTAATATTATGAATGCACGTGAAAATTTATATAAAGAGATTGTAGATTTATCAATTTTAATTGCAAGCAAAATTATTAAAAAAAATATTTCTAAAAATGATAATATTCACTTTTTAGATGATCTTGTTGTTTCTTTAAAAAAGGTAAAAAATAATGTCTGTAATAGATACTATTTCTAG
- the gyrB gene encoding DNA topoisomerase (ATP-hydrolyzing) subunit B, protein MNYTYNSSHIKILRGLDAVRKRPGMYIGDTDDGSGLHHMVFEIVDNSIDEALSGYCKKIKVIIYADNSVSVEDDGRGIPTDIHPEEKVSAAEVIMTVLHSGGKFDNSSYKISGGLHGVGISVVNALSEKLELVIYKNNNQYQQIYYNGKPKNPLSIIGSSHHSGTYIRFWPSYKTFTNNTKFQYEILSKRLRELSFLNSNITIYLEDHRSNIKNCYHYKGGIKEFIKFLNIKKTLIHPKIFYFKSKKDNIELEVAIQWNHTHQENILCFTNNIPQKDGGTHLAGFRSGMTRTLNLHIEKEGYNKKNKITIIGEDTREGLTAIISIKIPDPKFSSQTKDKLVSSEARSAIESLINENLIEYLLENPTDSKLIIQKIINAAKVREAAKRAREINKRKNILDLGALPGKLSDCQEHDPKFSEIYLVEGDSAGGSAKQGRNRKNQAILPLKGKILNVEKSKFDKMILSQEVASLITALGCGIGKNEFNIDKLRYHYIIIMTDADVDGAHIRTLLLTFFYRQLPQLIEKGYIYIAQPPLYKLKKGKKEKYIKNDEEMNQYQIKNALKDIILKNNNDLNNKNIKQFKKIIYDYDHIKKIMKNSKYNFPKIILNELIYHDHLNNFKNIITVKNWIYQLVEKLNKYNTNNCIYSYEIKKNIDNNKYEPSIKISRYAYHKIYKFKEEFLISKEYSLITTLGENFKKYSFDKFTVEKSGIIYKIDNIQNTWKWLMKQSKRGLFIQRYKGLGEMNPEQLWDTTMNPKTRNMLKVTIQNAISANNLFNTLMGDTVEPRRKFIQENALKAKNIDI, encoded by the coding sequence ATGAATTATACATACAACTCTTCTCATATAAAAATTTTAAGAGGACTAGATGCTGTTCGCAAAAGACCAGGAATGTATATTGGAGATACAGATGATGGAAGCGGATTACATCATATGGTTTTTGAAATAGTTGACAATTCTATCGATGAGGCATTATCAGGTTACTGTAAAAAAATTAAAGTGATAATTTATGCAGATAATTCCGTATCTGTCGAAGATGATGGTAGAGGTATTCCTACTGATATTCATCCTGAAGAAAAAGTTTCAGCAGCAGAAGTAATTATGACAGTTTTACATTCTGGTGGAAAATTTGATAATTCTTCATATAAAATATCAGGAGGATTACATGGTGTAGGAATATCAGTTGTCAATGCTCTATCAGAAAAATTAGAATTAGTAATTTATAAAAACAATAATCAATATCAACAAATTTATTATAATGGAAAACCAAAAAATCCTCTTTCTATTATTGGTTCAAGTCATCATTCTGGCACATATATAAGATTTTGGCCTAGTTATAAAACTTTTACTAATAATACAAAATTTCAATATGAAATTTTATCTAAGCGTTTACGTGAACTATCTTTTCTTAATTCAAACATCACAATTTATTTAGAAGATCATAGATCTAATATTAAAAATTGTTATCATTATAAAGGCGGTATTAAAGAATTTATAAAATTCTTAAATATAAAAAAAACACTAATTCATCCAAAAATATTTTATTTTAAATCTAAAAAAGATAATATAGAATTAGAAGTAGCTATACAATGGAATCACACTCATCAAGAAAACATACTATGTTTTACTAATAATATACCTCAAAAAGATGGCGGAACACATTTAGCTGGTTTTCGTTCTGGAATGACACGAACATTAAACTTACATATTGAAAAAGAGGGATATAATAAAAAAAACAAAATAACTATTATCGGAGAAGATACACGTGAAGGATTAACAGCTATTATATCAATTAAAATTCCTGATCCAAAATTTTCATCTCAAACTAAAGATAAACTAGTCTCTTCTGAAGCACGGTCAGCTATAGAATCATTAATTAATGAAAATCTAATCGAATATCTTTTAGAAAATCCTACTGATTCTAAATTAATCATTCAAAAAATTATTAATGCAGCTAAAGTAAGAGAGGCAGCAAAACGTGCAAGAGAAATTAATAAAAGAAAAAATATATTAGATCTAGGTGCTTTACCTGGAAAATTATCTGATTGTCAAGAACACGATCCTAAATTTTCAGAAATTTATTTAGTAGAAGGAGATTCAGCAGGTGGATCTGCAAAACAAGGTAGAAATCGTAAAAATCAAGCTATTCTTCCTTTAAAAGGAAAAATATTAAATGTTGAAAAATCAAAATTTGATAAAATGATTCTCTCTCAAGAAGTAGCTTCGCTTATCACAGCATTAGGATGTGGAATTGGAAAAAATGAATTCAATATTGATAAATTAAGATATCATTATATTATCATAATGACTGATGCTGATGTTGATGGAGCACATATTCGCACTCTGCTTTTAACTTTTTTTTATCGTCAATTACCTCAACTTATCGAAAAAGGATACATTTATATTGCACAACCTCCATTATATAAATTAAAAAAAGGGAAAAAAGAAAAATACATTAAAAATGATGAAGAAATGAATCAATATCAAATAAAAAATGCATTAAAAGATATTATCTTGAAAAATAATAATGATCTTAATAATAAAAACATTAAACAATTTAAAAAAATTATTTATGATTATGATCATATTAAAAAAATCATGAAAAATAGTAAATATAATTTCCCAAAAATCATTTTAAATGAATTAATTTATCACGATCATTTAAATAATTTTAAAAATATTATAACAGTAAAAAATTGGATTTATCAATTAGTAGAAAAACTAAATAAATATAATACAAACAATTGCATATATTCTTATGAAATTAAAAAAAATATTGATAATAATAAATATGAACCGAGTATAAAAATATCTAGATATGCATATCATAAAATATATAAATTTAAAGAAGAATTTTTAATAAGTAAAGAATATTCATTAATTACTACTTTAGGTGAAAATTTTAAAAAATACTCTTTTGATAAATTTACAGTAGAAAAATCAGGAATAATCTATAAAATAGATAATATACAAAATACTTGGAAATGGTTAATGAAACAATCTAAACGTGGTTTATTTATACAACGATATAAAGGTTTAGGAGAAATGAATCCAGAACAATTATGGGATACAACAATGAATCCTAAAACTAGAAATATGTTAAAAGTGACTATTCAAAATGCGATATCAGCAAATAATTTATTTAATACTTTAATGGGAGATACCGTCGAACCTCGACGAAAATTTATACAAGAAAATGCACTAAAAGCAAAAAATATTGATATTTAA
- the atpD gene encoding F0F1 ATP synthase subunit beta produces MATGKIIQIIGAVVDVEFNQDAVPKIYNALEVKKKHSNLILEVQQQLGSGVVRTIAMGSSDGLKRGLIVTDLGHYIKVPVGKVTLGRIMNVLGETIDNKGVLKNKNGSEIEYWEIHRAPPSYQERTSTKEILETGIKVIDLICPFAKGGKVGLFGGAGVGKTVNMMELIRNIALEHSGYSVFTGVGERTREGNDFYHEMQTSKVLDKVALVYGQMNEPPGNRLRVAFTGLTIAEKFRDTGKDVLLFIDNIYRYTLAGTEVSALLGRMPSAVGYQPTLAEEMGLFQERITSTQKGSITSIQAVYVPADDLTDPSPATTFAHLDSTVTLSRQIASLGIYPAIDPLNSTSRQLDPYIVGDEHYETALGVQSILQRYEELKDIIAILGMDELAEQDKLLVSRARKIQRFFSQPFFVAEIFTGFPGKYVSLKDNIRAFKGIIEGEFDSLPEQAFYMVGAIEDVIEKSKTL; encoded by the coding sequence ATGGCTACTGGAAAAATTATCCAAATTATTGGGGCTGTAGTCGATGTAGAATTTAATCAAGATGCAGTTCCAAAGATATATAATGCTTTAGAAGTTAAAAAAAAGCATTCTAATCTTATTTTAGAGGTACAACAACAGTTAGGTTCAGGTGTAGTACGAACTATCGCTATGGGTTCATCTGATGGTTTAAAAAGAGGTTTAATAGTTACTGATCTTGGTCATTATATAAAAGTACCTGTAGGAAAAGTGACATTAGGTCGTATTATGAATGTATTAGGGGAAACAATAGATAATAAAGGCGTTTTAAAAAATAAAAATGGATCTGAAATAGAATATTGGGAAATTCATCGCGCTCCTCCAAGCTATCAAGAACGGACTAGTACGAAAGAGATTTTAGAAACAGGTATAAAAGTTATTGATTTAATTTGTCCTTTTGCAAAAGGTGGAAAAGTTGGTTTATTTGGAGGTGCAGGTGTTGGAAAAACTGTAAACATGATGGAGTTAATTCGGAATATAGCTCTTGAACATTCTGGTTATTCAGTTTTTACTGGTGTAGGAGAAAGAACTAGAGAAGGGAATGATTTTTATCATGAAATGCAAACTTCTAAAGTTTTAGATAAGGTAGCGTTAGTATATGGTCAAATGAATGAACCTCCTGGGAATAGATTACGAGTAGCTTTTACTGGTTTGACTATCGCAGAAAAATTTCGTGATACAGGAAAAGATGTATTATTATTTATCGATAATATATATCGTTATACGTTGGCAGGTACTGAAGTTTCTGCTTTACTTGGTCGAATGCCATCAGCAGTAGGTTATCAACCAACGTTAGCAGAAGAGATGGGTTTGTTTCAAGAAAGAATTACATCAACTCAAAAAGGTTCAATCACTTCTATTCAAGCAGTCTATGTTCCTGCGGATGATTTAACAGATCCTTCACCTGCTACAACATTTGCTCACTTAGATTCTACTGTAACCTTGAGTCGTCAAATAGCATCATTAGGAATTTATCCGGCTATTGATCCTTTGAATTCAACAAGTCGTCAATTAGATCCTTATATAGTAGGCGATGAACATTATGAAACAGCATTAGGTGTTCAATCGATATTACAAAGATATGAAGAATTAAAAGATATTATTGCTATTTTAGGAATGGATGAATTAGCTGAACAGGATAAATTATTGGTTTCAAGAGCACGAAAAATACAAAGATTTTTCTCTCAACCATTTTTTGTAGCAGAGATTTTTACTGGTTTTCCAGGTAAATATGTGTCATTAAAAGATAATATTCGTGCTTTTAAAGGAATAATTGAAGGTGAATTTGACTCTTTACCTGAGCAAGCATTTTATATGGTAGGCGCTATTGAGGATGTGATAGAAAAATCAAAAACATTATAA